Proteins encoded in a region of the Rutidosis leptorrhynchoides isolate AG116_Rl617_1_P2 chromosome 9, CSIRO_AGI_Rlap_v1, whole genome shotgun sequence genome:
- the LOC139868345 gene encoding sucrose transport protein-like encodes MENGNKLGAFQIESRSRSRPLWQLVMVAAIAAGVQFGWALQLSLLTPYVQLLGIPHAWSSFVWLCGPISGLIVQPVVGYYSDRCTSRFGRRRPFIFGGAIFVAIAVFLIGYAADIGVATGDNAGKKTKPRAVAIFVVGFWILDVANNMLQGPCRALLADLSGSDSSRIRTGNSMFAFFMAVGNILGYAAGSYTDLYKIAPFTKTEACDVYCANLKTCFFISIALLLSVTILALISVGEDVYENEDGHKEETRSFAVFRDMFGALKELSRPMWILLLVTCLNWVAWFPFFLFDTDWMGKEVFGGEPGDKMYNMGVHAGALGLLLNSVVLGGTSLVLEPLARGLGGVKRVWGMVNIILAVCLSMTVLVTKYAEHHRRFELVDGGESAMKPSNAVVGGALSVFAVLGIPLSVTFSIPFALASTFSNDSTVGQGLSLGVLNMAIVIPQMFVSVLAGPWDELFGGGNLPAFVMGSMAAAISGLLAFTILPSPPSDFAIGTGGAMH; translated from the exons ATGGAAAATGGTAATAAGCTTGGAGCATTCCAAATTGAGTCTCGATCGAGGAGTCGGCCTTTATGGCAGCTTGTTATGGTAGCTGCCATAGCGGCCGGTGTGCAATTCGGGTGGGCCCTACAACTCTCACTGTTAACACCCTATGTTCAACTTCTCGGTATCCCACACGCTTGGTCTTCATTTGTTTGGTTATGTGGGCCGATTTCGGGTTTGATCGTACAACCCGTTGTCGGGTACTATAGCGACCGTTGCACCTCTCGTTTTGGCCGACGACGCCCTTTCATCTTTGGTGGGGCCATCTTTGTTGCTATCGCAGTTTTTCTTATCGGGTACGCAGCCGACATTGGGGTTGCGACCGGTGATAACGCTGGAAAGAAGACCAAACCACGTGCGGTGGCAATCTTTGTTGTCGGGTTTTGGATCCTTGATGTAGCTAATAACATGTTACAAGGACCATGTCGCGCGTTGCTCGCGGACTTATCTGGTTCGGATTCTTCCAGAATCCGAACTGGAAACTCTATGTTCGCTTTCTTTATGGCCGTCGGTAACATTTTAGGTTACGCGGCCGGGTCCTACACGGACCTTTACAAAATAGCACCATTTACTAAAACCGAAGCATGCGATGTGTATTGTGCGAATCTCAAAACGTGCTTCTTTATCTCCATCGCGCTTTTATTGAGCGTCACGATCTTGGCGTTGATTTCAGTCGGTGAGGACGTGTATGAAAACGAAGACGGACACAAAGAAGAAACCAGAAGTTTTGCCGTTTTCAGGGACATGTTTGGGGCACTGAAAGAACTATCAAGGCCAATGTGGATATTGTTATTAGTCACATGTCTAAATTGGGTTGCATGGTTTCCGTTTTTCTTGTTTGATACTGATTGGATGGGGAAGGAAGTTTTTGGTGGTGAACCGGGTGATAAGATGTATAATATGGGAGTGCATGCTGGTGCATTGGGTTTGTTGTTGAACTCGGTTGTGTTGGGTGGAACGTCGTTAGTACTAGAGCCATTGGCGCGTGGGTTAGGTGGGGTAAAACGAGTATGGGGTATGGTTAATATAATACTTGCAGTATGTTTATCGATGACGGTTTTGGTGACTAAATATGCCGAGCATCATCGGCGGTTTGAGTTGGTGGATGGTGGCGAGAGTGCGATGAAACCTTCGAATGCGGTCGTAGGTGGTGCTTTGAGTGTTTTCGCCGTTCTCGGTATCCCTCTTTCG GTGACATTTAGTATTCCTTTTGCATTGGCCTCCACTTTTTCTAACGATTCTACAGTAGGACAAG GTTTATCATTAGGTGTTCTTAACATGGCAATTGTTATACCACAG ATGTTTGTATCGGTACTAGCTGGACCGTGGGATGAATTATTCGGGGGCGGAAATTTACCAGCATTCGTTATGGGATCAATGGCTGCAGCAATAAGTGGACTATTAGCATTTACTATTCTTCCATCGCCACCTTCAGATTTTGCGATTGGAACTGGCGGAGCAATGCATTAA